TTTTCGAGCAGTTCTATCTCGGGGACGCGGTGCTCTTCGTGCTGCGACTCTCGCCGTATGCGCTGCTCTGGGTCAGCTTTACGATGCTGTACACCGTGCTGCCGAATCGGCCGGTCCGGCTGCGCTCGGCCCTTGTCGGGGCGGTAGTCGCCGGCTCACTCTGGCAGTTTGCGCAATGGGGCTACGTCACGTTCGTGATCAAAATGGTGCGCTATAGCGCCTTCTACGGCGCCCTGTGGCAACTGCCGATCTTGCTGGCCTGGGTCTACGTCGCGTGGTCGATCATCCTCTTTGGTGCCGAGGTGTGTCGGGTGCACCAGGAGGAGCATGAAACCCGGCTCAAGTCGTTCCGCGCCGCACCACAAACACCGGGCACGGCGCGTGCCGAATGATTTTCTCCGCGACGCTTCCCATCACCAGATGTTCGAGGCCGCTGCGGCCGTGCGTCGCGGTTACAATCAGGTCCACGTGGCGCTGTGTAGCGATTGCCAGCAGTTGCTCGTAAGGGTCGCCGATATCCACCACGAACTCGCACTTCGAGTATCCGTCCGTCCATTTCTGACGGATGTCCTCCAGCAACGAGCGGGCCCGGTTGCGCGCTTCGTCGAAGGTGAGGGTCGGTCGTTCATGCTGATACAGCTCGCCGCTAGGGACGTGGATGATGTGCGCCAGAAGGAGGGTTCCGTCGGAAACCCGCGCGAAACGTCCCCCGTATTCGATGGCGCGATACGAAGCCTCCGAAAAATCCGTCGGGCAGAGAATCGTCTTGAATTCGCGTGGCATGCTCGTTCTCCTTTTTCTCAGGCGATAATGTCGGCGGCCCGCAGCTCTGCGACCGTCGCCGCACTCAATCCGAGAACGCTCTGCAGGACCGAGTCCGTGTGCTCGC
This genomic window from Candidatus Binatia bacterium contains:
- a CDS encoding universal stress protein produces the protein MPREFKTILCPTDFSEASYRAIEYGGRFARVSDGTLLLAHIIHVPSGELYQHERPTLTFDEARNRARSLLEDIRQKWTDGYSKCEFVVDIGDPYEQLLAIATQRHVDLIVTATHGRSGLEHLVMGSVAEKIIRHAPCPVFVVRRGTT